A single Larimichthys crocea isolate SSNF chromosome VIII, L_crocea_2.0, whole genome shotgun sequence DNA region contains:
- the snrnp70 gene encoding U1 small nuclear ribonucleoprotein 70 kDa isoform X2 yields MVSIRWSPSCKWVFLFFTRHVLRTVRRPVFCMTSRQSVMAIGQSWLADDDGYDTSTPYYHSSVYAAYKHADGKKIDGRRVLVDVERGRTVKGWHPRRLGGGLGGTRRGGADVNIKHSGRDDASRYDDRPLGGDRDRGERRERSRERDREKDRGERRRSRSRERRRRTRSRERERERERPVAGGDDATGGSRRRERERERGGAAGGDSRSRERSRERKRRSRSRDRKRDRERGKGLDGEEIAQGDGAPEGGERMLEDHEGEVGEGMEERRDRERERDRDRRRSHRDRDRRRGDRDRDREHKRDRGERDRGERREERHGSLRDDMGPQDDVGNEDEAGAPPHMEEYSQDGIMMDQQSVPSADGYVSSENGYKMEAPGDEY; encoded by the exons ATGGTAAGCATAAGGTGGTCACCAAGCTGTaaatgggtttttttgttttttaccagaCATGTGTTAAGGACTGTACGGAGACCCGTCTTTTGTATGACTAG CCGCCAATCTGTGATGGCTATTGGCCAGAGCTGGCTGGCAGATGATGATGGTTATGATACATCTACACCCTACTACCACAGCTCAGTATATG CCGCCTACAAGCATGCCGATGGGAAGAAGATTGATGGTAGAAGGGTGCTGGTGGACGTGGAACGAGGACGCACTGTCAAAGGATGGCATCCACGACGGCTAG GTGGAGGATTGGGTGGCACTAGGAGAGGTGGAGCCGATGTCAATATCAAGCACTCTGGCCGAGATGATGCCTCACGTTATGATGACCGGCCCCTGGGGGG TGATCGGGATCGTGGAGAACGGAGGGAGCGCAGTCGGGAGCGTGACAGggagaaggacagaggagagcGCCGGAGGTCCCGATCTCGTGAACGCCGTCGACGTACCCGTTcccgggagagagagagggagagagaaagaccgGTTGCAGGAGGAGATGATGCCACTGGTGGTAGCAGGCGTCGAGAGCGAGAAAGGGAACGTGGGGGGGCAGCGGGAGGAGACAGCAGGAGTAGGGAGAGGAGTAGAGAACGTAAGAGAAGGAGCAGGAGTCGGGATCGCaaaagggacagagagaggggcaaGGGACTTGATGGAGAGGAAATTGCCCAGGGAGATGGAGCCCCCGAGGGTGGTGAGCGGATGCTGGAGGACCATGAAGGAGAAGTTGGTGAGGGCATGGAGGAGCGTAGAGATCGAGAACGAGAAAGGGACAGGGACCGCAGGCGCAGCCACAGGGACAGAGACAGGCGCAGGGGAGACCGGGACAGAGACAGGGAGCACAAGAGGGATcggggggagagagacaggggggaGCGCAGAGAGGAGCGCCATGGTTCCCTACGAGATGACATGGGCCCCCAGGATGACGTGGGTAATGAGGATGAGGCAGGAGCACCACCACACATGGAGGAGTACAGTCAGGATGGGATCATGATGGACCAGCAGTCAGTGCCGTCGGCTGATGGCTATGTCTCCAGTGAGAACGGCTACAAGATGGAGGCACCAGGAGATGAGTACTAA
- the snrnp70 gene encoding U1 small nuclear ribonucleoprotein 70 kDa isoform X1: MTQFLPPNLLALFAPRDPIPFLPQLEKLPHEKHHNQPYSGIAPFIRHFEDPRDAPPPTRAETRDERLERKRREKIERRQTVVETELKLWDPHNDPNAQGDAFKTLFVARVNYDTTESKLRREFEVYGPIKRIYIVYNKRTGKPRGYAFIEYEHERDMHSAYKHADGKKIDGRRVLVDVERGRTVKGWHPRRLGGGLGGTRRGGADVNIKHSGRDDASRYDDRPLGGDRDRGERRERSRERDREKDRGERRRSRSRERRRRTRSRERERERERPVAGGDDATGGSRRRERERERGGAAGGDSRSRERSRERKRRSRSRDRKRDRERGKGLDGEEIAQGDGAPEGGERMLEDHEGEVGEGMEERRDRERERDRDRRRSHRDRDRRRGDRDRDREHKRDRGERDRGERREERHGSLRDDMGPQDDVGNEDEAGAPPHMEEYSQDGIMMDQQSVPSADGYVSSENGYKMEAPGDEY, translated from the exons ATGACGCAGTTTTTACCCCCGAATCTGCTGGCCCTCTTTGCACCGCGGGACCCGATCCCTTTCCTGCCTCAGCTCGAGAAGTTGCCCCACGAGAAGCATCACAACCAGCCGTACAGCGGCATCGCGCCGTTCATCCGGCACTTCGAG GATCCCAGAGACGCCCCTCCACCAACAAGGGCAGAGACCCGTGATGAGCGGCTGGAGAGAAAG AGGCGAGAGAAGATTGAGAGGAGACAAACCGTGGTGGAGACAGAACTCAAGCTTT GGGATCCCCACAATGACCCCAATGCACAAGGAGATGCCTTCAAGACATTGTTTGTTGCACGAGTG AACTATGATACGACGGAGTCCAAGCTTCGCCGTGAGTTTGAGGTGTATGGCCCCATCAAACGG ATTTACATAGTCTACAACAAGAGGACGGGGAAACCTCGGGGCTATGCATTCATCGAATACGAGCATGAGCGAGACATGCACT CCGCCTACAAGCATGCCGATGGGAAGAAGATTGATGGTAGAAGGGTGCTGGTGGACGTGGAACGAGGACGCACTGTCAAAGGATGGCATCCACGACGGCTAG GTGGAGGATTGGGTGGCACTAGGAGAGGTGGAGCCGATGTCAATATCAAGCACTCTGGCCGAGATGATGCCTCACGTTATGATGACCGGCCCCTGGGGGG TGATCGGGATCGTGGAGAACGGAGGGAGCGCAGTCGGGAGCGTGACAGggagaaggacagaggagagcGCCGGAGGTCCCGATCTCGTGAACGCCGTCGACGTACCCGTTcccgggagagagagagggagagagaaagaccgGTTGCAGGAGGAGATGATGCCACTGGTGGTAGCAGGCGTCGAGAGCGAGAAAGGGAACGTGGGGGGGCAGCGGGAGGAGACAGCAGGAGTAGGGAGAGGAGTAGAGAACGTAAGAGAAGGAGCAGGAGTCGGGATCGCaaaagggacagagagaggggcaaGGGACTTGATGGAGAGGAAATTGCCCAGGGAGATGGAGCCCCCGAGGGTGGTGAGCGGATGCTGGAGGACCATGAAGGAGAAGTTGGTGAGGGCATGGAGGAGCGTAGAGATCGAGAACGAGAAAGGGACAGGGACCGCAGGCGCAGCCACAGGGACAGAGACAGGCGCAGGGGAGACCGGGACAGAGACAGGGAGCACAAGAGGGATcggggggagagagacaggggggaGCGCAGAGAGGAGCGCCATGGTTCCCTACGAGATGACATGGGCCCCCAGGATGACGTGGGTAATGAGGATGAGGCAGGAGCACCACCACACATGGAGGAGTACAGTCAGGATGGGATCATGATGGACCAGCAGTCAGTGCCGTCGGCTGATGGCTATGTCTCCAGTGAGAACGGCTACAAGATGGAGGCACCAGGAGATGAGTACTAA